A stretch of Pseudomonadota bacterium DNA encodes these proteins:
- a CDS encoding DUF4115 domain-containing protein, whose translation MKNKNPLGKSLTEIIAKTKISSDADLTINNDIKIESVIQNKVSESKKIKQNLVNHTHPLELSAIGQLLKNKREEKLLSVEFIASNLCLQKSIIESIEHGNWGNLPHIVYVKGYVRKYAEFLGIYDQILPYIVENQLEKNAEKSNNQRSNKIENKIKYFSTQKKMPKTIYIYSAIIILILGFFIFEKTQKDISEISKLETAVQVANNINNNDNKRSIPDIIDTKKLLITCHERTWISAIIDDTEKKEFMLKPQEVVMFNAKEKFDLLIGNAGGVKLILNGKDIGFTGENGQVKRVTLP comes from the coding sequence ATGAAAAATAAAAACCCTTTAGGAAAATCACTAACTGAAATTATTGCAAAAACTAAAATTTCATCAGATGCAGATCTTACAATAAATAACGATATAAAAATTGAATCGGTTATCCAAAATAAAGTTAGTGAAAGTAAAAAAATTAAACAGAACCTAGTAAATCATACACATCCTCTGGAATTAAGTGCAATTGGACAATTACTTAAAAATAAAAGAGAAGAAAAACTGCTATCTGTTGAATTCATAGCAAGTAATCTTTGTCTGCAAAAATCCATTATTGAATCTATTGAACATGGAAATTGGGGAAACCTGCCTCATATAGTATATGTAAAAGGTTACGTGAGAAAATATGCTGAATTTTTGGGAATTTATGACCAAATACTGCCGTATATAGTTGAAAACCAATTAGAAAAAAATGCTGAAAAATCAAATAATCAAAGAAGCAACAAAATTGAGAACAAGATAAAATATTTTTCTACGCAGAAAAAAATGCCGAAGACTATATATATATATTCAGCCATTATTATTTTGATCTTAGGATTCTTTATTTTTGAAAAGACACAAAAGGATATTTCGGAAATATCAAAACTCGAAACTGCAGTGCAGGTAGCTAACAATATTAATAATAATGATAATAAAAGAAGTATCCCTGATATTATTGATACAAAAAAACTTTTGATTACCTGTCATGAAAGGACTTGGATAAGTGCAATCATTGATGACACAGAAAAAAAAGAATTCATGCTTAAACCTCAAGAAGTTGTAATGTTCAACGCAAAAGAAAAATTTGATCTACTTATTGGCAATGCCGGTGGTGTAAAACTTATACTTAACGGAAAGGACATTGGTTTTACCGGTGAAAACGGCCAAGTAAAAAGGGTAACCTTACCCTGA
- the ruvB gene encoding Holliday junction branch migration DNA helicase RuvB, whose translation MDQNINLRPKLLSEYIGQEKIVDTLKIAIEAALKRNEPLEHILFNGPPGLGKTTLSHIIANEMSAKIITSSGPALEKGGDLMGLLTHLENGDVFFIDEIHRIPKIVEEFLYPAMEDFAVDFIFDKGVHARTHRYRLENFTLIGATTRAGLLSSPLRERFGITRDLDFYNENDLVSIIKRSASILKIIIDDDGAFETAKRARGTPRVANRLLKRIRDYAQVRADGIITKKVAINALELEGIDKCGLGELDRKLLQTIILNYKGGPAGIEALAATLQIETDVLIEVIEPYLLKTGFVIRTSQGRRATEKAYFHLNIPYSGKSEVSLF comes from the coding sequence ATTGATCAAAATATTAATTTAAGACCCAAGCTGCTTTCAGAATACATAGGTCAGGAAAAAATTGTTGATACGCTTAAAATTGCTATTGAAGCAGCATTAAAAAGAAATGAACCCTTAGAGCATATTCTATTTAACGGTCCGCCTGGTTTAGGAAAAACAACACTTTCACATATCATAGCCAATGAGATGAGTGCAAAAATAATTACGTCTTCAGGGCCGGCACTTGAAAAAGGTGGGGATTTAATGGGACTCCTTACACATTTAGAGAATGGGGACGTCTTTTTTATTGACGAAATTCATAGAATACCAAAGATCGTAGAAGAATTTCTCTACCCGGCAATGGAAGATTTCGCAGTAGATTTTATTTTTGACAAAGGCGTACACGCAAGGACCCACAGATACAGATTGGAAAATTTTACTTTAATTGGAGCCACAACAAGAGCTGGGCTCCTGTCTTCTCCATTAAGAGAACGATTTGGGATTACAAGAGACCTTGATTTTTACAATGAAAATGACCTTGTTAGTATTATTAAGCGTTCTGCCTCAATATTAAAAATTATTATAGATGATGACGGTGCCTTTGAGACTGCAAAAAGAGCAAGAGGGACACCAAGGGTTGCAAATAGGCTTTTAAAAAGGATTCGTGATTATGCACAAGTTAGGGCAGATGGAATTATAACAAAAAAAGTAGCAATAAATGCATTGGAATTAGAAGGTATTGATAAATGCGGGCTTGGAGAATTGGATAGAAAACTATTGCAGACAATTATTTTGAACTATAAAGGTGGTCCGGCAGGTATTGAAGCACTTGCTGCAACTCTTCAAATTGAAACAGATGTGTTGATAGAAGTGATCGAACCATATTTGCTGAAAACAGGTTTTGTAATAAGAACATCGCAGGGTAGAAGGGCCACAGAGAAAGCTTATTTTCACCTTAACATTCCATACAGCGGCAAGTCGGAAGTTTCCTTATTTTAA
- a CDS encoding helix-hairpin-helix domain-containing protein, translating into MISYLEGKLKKIYDDRVVLLVDGVGYDIMIPFYVLNEIKKTTEPDDALNLFISYNQTERQPKPILVGFKNELDKDFFELFISVEDIGPAAAIKAITRPVREIARAIEDKDIKTLKQLKGIGERKAEKIVATLKGKTAKYALIPETATTTEIKEDFRKEVESVLVSQLGHKITEARKMIDDAMKKNPSIVSSEELFEEVYRGQRY; encoded by the coding sequence ATGATATCTTATCTTGAAGGCAAGCTGAAAAAGATATACGATGATCGCGTTGTTCTTCTCGTTGATGGAGTTGGGTATGATATAATGATCCCGTTTTATGTATTAAATGAAATAAAAAAAACAACTGAACCTGATGATGCATTAAACCTGTTCATATCTTACAATCAAACGGAGAGGCAACCGAAACCAATCCTTGTTGGCTTTAAAAACGAGCTAGATAAAGATTTTTTTGAGTTGTTTATTTCTGTTGAGGACATAGGTCCTGCGGCTGCTATAAAGGCAATTACAAGGCCAGTCAGGGAAATTGCCCGAGCCATTGAAGATAAAGATATAAAAACCTTAAAACAACTCAAAGGAATAGGTGAAAGAAAAGCAGAGAAAATTGTTGCCACTCTTAAAGGGAAAACTGCTAAATACGCGCTTATCCCGGAAACAGCTACAACAACTGAAATTAAAGAAGATTTCAGAAAAGAAGTTGAAAGCGTACTGGTTTCTCAATTAGGGCATAAAATAACAGAGGCACGTAAAATGATTGACGATGCTATGAAAAAAAATCCATCCATAGTTTCTTCCGAAGAATTATTTGAAGAAGTATATAGGGGTCAAAGATATTGA
- a CDS encoding crossover junction endodeoxyribonuclease RuvC, whose amino-acid sequence MIILGIDPGLASTGFGAINCSSPSPSLLKCGSIKTFPDSHISGRLLQIYNDVSHLIEIIEPNVIAIENAFSLVRYPRAGILLGSVLGIIYLLVSQNKIKMIEITPKEVKNALVGYGSATKKQVSETIQKILHIGEIKSFHASDALAIALTAFYRDSSLRLQ is encoded by the coding sequence GTGATCATACTTGGCATTGACCCAGGTTTGGCAAGTACAGGCTTCGGTGCGATTAATTGCAGTAGTCCATCTCCTTCCCTTTTGAAATGTGGTTCCATTAAAACATTTCCAGATTCACACATTTCAGGAAGGCTTTTGCAGATATACAATGATGTGAGCCATCTTATCGAAATCATTGAACCAAACGTTATTGCAATAGAGAACGCTTTTTCTCTTGTAAGGTATCCCAGAGCAGGCATACTATTAGGGAGTGTACTTGGCATTATATACCTTTTGGTTTCGCAAAATAAAATAAAAATGATAGAAATTACCCCAAAAGAAGTAAAAAATGCATTAGTTGGATATGGCAGCGCAACCAAAAAACAGGTCAGTGAAACAATTCAAAAAATACTACATATTGGGGAAATCAAGTCTTTCCATGCTTCAGATGCTTTGGCAATAGCATTAACTGCATTTTATAGAGATAGTTCCTTGAGGCTCCAATGA
- a CDS encoding YebC/PmpR family DNA-binding transcriptional regulator has protein sequence MSGHSKWSSIKHKKGAADAKRGKIFTKLIKEITTAARIGGGDPESNARLRAAIAQAKIENMPRDNIERAVKKGAGALEGGVSYEEYTYEGYGPGGVAILVEVLTDNKKRTTADVRHMLTKYSGNLGETGCVSWLFGKKGYISFDKSNVDEDKIMELALEAGAEDVTSDDSEIEVITDVASYETIRKMFESNNIKYTVAEISMVPQTSVKLEGKTADTMLKLMEMLEDSEDVQKVYANFDISFEEMERLAGGK, from the coding sequence ATGTCCGGACATAGCAAGTGGAGTTCAATAAAGCATAAAAAAGGTGCAGCTGACGCAAAACGCGGAAAAATATTCACAAAACTTATTAAAGAAATTACTACAGCAGCAAGGATTGGCGGTGGCGATCCCGAATCAAATGCAAGACTTCGAGCGGCTATAGCTCAAGCAAAAATTGAAAATATGCCAAGAGACAACATTGAAAGGGCAGTAAAGAAAGGGGCTGGTGCACTTGAAGGTGGTGTAAGTTACGAAGAGTATACTTATGAAGGGTATGGTCCAGGAGGTGTAGCTATCCTCGTGGAAGTACTCACTGATAACAAAAAAAGGACAACTGCCGATGTCCGTCATATGCTCACGAAGTATAGTGGAAATCTTGGTGAGACAGGTTGTGTATCATGGTTATTCGGTAAAAAAGGATATATATCTTTTGATAAAAGCAATGTAGATGAAGATAAAATTATGGAGCTTGCCCTTGAGGCGGGTGCAGAGGATGTTACCTCGGATGATAGCGAAATAGAAGTAATAACAGATGTTGCAAGTTATGAAACCATAAGAAAAATGTTTGAATCAAATAATATAAAATATACTGTCGCAGAAATCAGTATGGTGCCACAAACATCCGTTAAACTTGAAGGGAAAACTGCAGATACAATGTTAAAATTGATGGAGATGCTCGAAGATTCTGAAGATGTGCAGAAAGTATATGCAAACTTCGATATCTCTTTTGAAGAAATGGAAAGATTAGCTGGTGGCAAGTAG
- a CDS encoding radical SAM protein has protein sequence MGVDIIPRKICTFDCIYCQIGKTTNQEIKRKSFFNANEIVKEIITKAKQLSHIDHITFSGSGEPTLNSDIGSMIGEIKKSIDIPIAVITNGSLLNDEEIRNDLCLADVVLPSLDAASEDIFRYINRPHSLIEINTIIEGMKKFRDTYKGNIWLEIMLIKNVNDNPEELERLKKVVKYIGVEKVQLNTVIRPPVDRTTDGISSAELDQISKFFGHECEVIYNFEKEIKKNEEEDWSEMVLDILKRRSLTVNDIMKITGKPENRVKNSLNIMEAEGKIKQFIFEDNIFYIINY, from the coding sequence TTGGGTGTCGATATAATCCCAAGAAAAATTTGCACATTTGACTGCATATATTGCCAGATTGGAAAAACGACAAATCAGGAAATAAAAAGAAAAAGTTTCTTTAATGCAAATGAAATAGTTAAGGAAATAATTACCAAGGCAAAACAGCTAAGTCATATTGACCATATAACATTTTCCGGGTCAGGAGAGCCCACACTAAACTCGGATATTGGTTCAATGATAGGAGAAATTAAGAAAAGTATAGATATTCCTATAGCGGTTATAACAAACGGATCACTCTTGAATGATGAAGAGATAAGGAATGATCTTTGCTTGGCAGATGTTGTTTTACCATCACTTGATGCGGCAAGCGAAGATATATTCCGATATATCAACAGGCCTCACTCCTTGATCGAAATCAATACAATCATTGAAGGTATGAAAAAATTTAGAGATACCTATAAAGGGAATATCTGGCTTGAAATTATGCTTATTAAGAATGTAAACGATAATCCTGAAGAGCTTGAAAGGCTAAAAAAGGTTGTTAAGTATATTGGTGTTGAAAAAGTACAACTAAATACCGTTATCAGGCCCCCGGTTGACAGAACAACAGATGGTATTAGCAGTGCAGAGCTTGATCAAATTAGTAAATTTTTTGGCCATGAATGTGAAGTTATATACAATTTTGAAAAAGAAATAAAAAAGAACGAGGAGGAAGATTGGTCGGAAATGGTATTAGATATATTAAAGAGAAGATCATTAACTGTGAATGATATAATGAAAATCACAGGAAAACCGGAAAACAGGGTGAAAAACAGCCTAAATATTATGGAAGCTGAAGGAAAAATAAAACAGTTTATTTTTGAAGACAACATATTTTACATAATAAATTATTAA
- a CDS encoding IMP cyclohydrolase, with amino-acid sequence MKIRRAVVSVSNKSGLSELTPFLKSYDIEILSTGGTKKYLDGIGVNPIEISAYTGFPEIMDGRVKTLHPKVHGGILNIRDNVDHQRSMDSLGIKNIDMIIVNLYPFKEVISKGCTFDEAIENIDIGGPSMIRAAAKNYKYVTVVVDPEDYTKVMDNMKQNNGETTEDIRFYLAKKVFFFTSDYDSAIYTYLSGIK; translated from the coding sequence ATGAAAATTAGAAGAGCAGTTGTCAGTGTATCGAATAAATCCGGTCTGTCGGAGTTAACACCTTTTTTAAAAAGCTATGACATAGAAATACTTTCGACAGGTGGTACAAAAAAATATCTCGATGGAATTGGCGTCAATCCAATAGAAATCAGTGCATATACCGGATTTCCTGAAATTATGGATGGAAGGGTAAAAACACTACATCCTAAAGTCCACGGAGGAATTCTGAACATCAGGGATAACGTTGATCATCAAAGATCGATGGATTCTCTAGGCATAAAAAATATAGATATGATTATCGTAAACCTCTATCCATTTAAGGAAGTTATAAGCAAGGGCTGTACATTCGATGAAGCCATAGAAAATATTGATATTGGCGGTCCTTCCATGATAAGGGCAGCAGCAAAAAATTACAAATACGTTACAGTTGTTGTAGATCCTGAAGATTACACAAAAGTAATGGACAATATGAAGCAAAATAACGGCGAGACTACAGAAGACATAAGATTTTACCTTGCAAAGAAAGTTTTTTTCTTTACATCTGATTATGACAGCGCTATCTATACATATTTGTCTGGAATAAAATAG
- the purD gene encoding phosphoribosylamine--glycine ligase: MKILVIGSGGREHALVWKLSQSQYLDAIFCIPGNGGISEIADCIDMDIANIENVITFAKKEGIGLVVVGPENPLSIGIVDAFEKIGIPIFGPCQKGAMLETSKVFAKKLMDKYKISTAPFKVFSSYTDARTYLDGLMPPFVIKADGLCAGKGAYVITEKEEAKKVLKDLMVTNIHGNAGSKVVIEEFLPGIEASYIAFTDGTSVLSMLPSQDHKSLFDDDKGPNTGGMGAYTPIPFIDRNLEEEIDREIMSKTVNALRDEGINYKGVLYGGLMLSENNNPYVLEFNVRMGDPETQPILFKMKSDILPILLACAEGRLNTIKNIEWREGVSICVVVASRGYPDKPEIGKIIEGLEKLKYKEDIMVFHAGTKRVGNEFLTSGGRVLGVTAIGNTYKDAIRKVYDAVSCINFEGMQYRKDIGKKALIRKRENDNKE; this comes from the coding sequence ATGAAAATTCTTGTAATAGGCAGTGGCGGTAGAGAACATGCCCTTGTTTGGAAATTATCACAATCACAATATTTAGATGCCATTTTCTGCATTCCTGGAAATGGTGGGATTTCTGAAATTGCCGATTGCATTGATATGGATATAGCCAATATAGAGAATGTCATAACTTTTGCTAAAAAAGAAGGTATCGGGCTTGTTGTTGTTGGGCCAGAAAATCCCCTATCTATAGGCATAGTAGATGCCTTTGAAAAAATAGGTATACCAATATTCGGGCCTTGCCAAAAAGGGGCTATGCTTGAGACAAGCAAGGTTTTTGCGAAAAAATTAATGGACAAATACAAAATATCAACCGCTCCCTTTAAAGTATTTTCAAGCTACACAGATGCACGAACTTACCTTGATGGCTTAATGCCGCCTTTTGTTATAAAAGCGGATGGATTATGTGCGGGAAAGGGTGCTTATGTCATAACAGAAAAAGAAGAAGCGAAGAAGGTATTGAAAGATTTAATGGTCACTAATATTCATGGTAATGCAGGAAGTAAGGTTGTTATTGAAGAGTTTCTGCCTGGCATTGAAGCTTCATATATTGCCTTTACTGACGGTACATCTGTTCTTTCAATGCTACCTTCTCAAGACCATAAATCCTTATTTGATGATGATAAAGGACCCAATACAGGCGGTATGGGCGCATATACCCCCATACCTTTTATAGACAGGAATCTGGAAGAAGAGATAGATAGAGAGATAATGAGCAAAACAGTTAATGCGTTGAGAGATGAGGGCATAAATTACAAGGGTGTGCTGTATGGCGGTCTCATGTTGTCAGAAAACAACAATCCATATGTTCTTGAATTTAATGTGAGAATGGGAGACCCGGAAACACAGCCTATATTATTCAAAATGAAAAGTGATATTCTCCCGATACTTCTTGCATGTGCGGAAGGCAGATTGAATACCATAAAAAATATTGAGTGGAGAGAAGGTGTATCAATCTGTGTTGTAGTAGCGTCTCGAGGATATCCTGACAAACCTGAGATAGGGAAAATTATTGAAGGACTGGAAAAACTTAAATATAAAGAAGATATTATGGTGTTTCATGCAGGTACAAAAAGGGTAGGGAATGAGTTTTTAACATCAGGGGGAAGGGTTTTAGGAGTTACTGCTATCGGCAATACATATAAAGATGCAATAAGAAAAGTATATGATGCAGTATCATGCATAAACTTTGAAGGAATGCAATATAGAAAGGATATAGGCAAGAAAGCTTTAATAAGGAAACGGGAAAACGACAATAAAGAATGA
- a CDS encoding 3-isopropylmalate dehydrogenase: MSKAYNIGVIPGDGTGPEVVAEGIKVLNAVSDKMGFLLKYTYYDIGGERYLKTGETLPDSILGEMKQHDALFLGAVGHPDVKPGILEKDILLRIRFELDQYINLRPVKLYEGVDTPLKNKGPEEIDFIVVRENTEGLYTGSGGVLKKGTKDEVAIQESINTRKGVERCIRFAFAYTKKRNKNNKLTLCGKTNVLTYAFNLWDRTFNEVAKEYPDIKTDYAHVDATCMWMVKNPEWFDVIVTDNMFGDIITDLGAIIQGGLGIACGGNINPEGVSMFEPMGGSAPKYTGKNIINPFAAILSGGMMLEFIGEEESSKLIDLAVQRALKNDIKSLDAGKMGMGTKEIGDLISNYIKD; encoded by the coding sequence ATGTCTAAAGCATATAATATTGGTGTAATCCCAGGTGATGGAACAGGCCCTGAGGTAGTGGCGGAAGGCATTAAAGTTTTAAACGCTGTATCCGACAAAATGGGATTTTTATTAAAGTATACTTATTATGATATTGGTGGAGAAAGGTATTTAAAAACTGGTGAAACACTGCCTGATAGCATCCTCGGTGAAATGAAGCAGCATGATGCGCTGTTTCTTGGAGCAGTGGGGCACCCTGATGTAAAACCGGGAATATTAGAAAAAGATATTCTTTTAAGAATACGCTTTGAACTTGATCAATATATTAACTTACGACCTGTAAAATTGTATGAAGGTGTCGATACACCGTTAAAAAATAAAGGACCGGAAGAAATTGATTTTATTGTTGTCAGGGAGAATACTGAAGGGCTGTATACAGGGTCGGGCGGGGTTTTGAAAAAGGGTACAAAAGATGAGGTTGCAATACAGGAATCCATAAATACAAGAAAAGGGGTTGAAAGATGTATTAGGTTTGCCTTTGCATACACAAAAAAGCGTAATAAAAATAATAAATTAACTTTATGCGGGAAAACAAATGTTCTTACATATGCATTCAACCTCTGGGATAGGACGTTCAATGAAGTAGCAAAAGAATATCCCGACATAAAAACAGACTATGCCCATGTGGATGCAACCTGTATGTGGATGGTTAAAAATCCTGAATGGTTCGATGTTATAGTCACCGATAATATGTTTGGGGATATAATAACAGATCTTGGCGCAATTATTCAGGGTGGATTAGGTATAGCATGCGGCGGAAATATAAATCCTGAAGGTGTATCCATGTTCGAACCAATGGGTGGTTCTGCTCCAAAATATACTGGCAAAAATATAATCAATCCTTTTGCTGCCATACTTTCAGGTGGTATGATGCTTGAATTTATTGGAGAAGAAGAAAGCTCGAAATTAATAGATTTGGCGGTCCAAAGAGCACTTAAAAACGATATTAAATCCCTTGATGCAGGTAAAATGGGTATGGGCACAAAAGAAATAGGAGATCTTATCTCAAATTATATTAAAGATTAG
- a CDS encoding helix-turn-helix domain-containing protein, whose translation MINNVRDNDIDKLYDLFEVKLEFIADNLLLSKTNNNDNVLMNVQAVIEKVFIISAMKISNNNISKASKLLGINRNTLSKKLKELKAATDI comes from the coding sequence ATGATAAATAATGTTAGAGATAATGATATTGATAAGTTATATGATCTATTTGAGGTAAAACTTGAATTTATAGCAGATAACCTCTTGCTTTCAAAAACAAATAACAATGACAACGTATTAATGAACGTTCAGGCTGTTATTGAAAAAGTGTTTATAATTTCTGCCATGAAAATTTCGAATAACAACATCTCAAAGGCCTCTAAACTTCTTGGAATAAACAGAAATACACTAAGTAAAAAGCTCAAAGAACTCAAGGCTGCAACCGATATCTAA
- a CDS encoding FAD binding domain-containing protein, protein MRLPPFNILEPGTKKSALSILENHRKELKIIAGGIEVVVMMKLGLSAPLYLMSLKKIKGLRGIKKRNNEVIIGSSTTIKEILQSPLINDNFKCIAQAAQLLAAPPIQNKATIGGNILQNTRCLYYNQSELFRNGLKPCFKGGGNICHAVKGGKHCSSVYQGDMAPSLISFGSMVKLEKKDSSRTVLLLDLFTGKGESPFSIQDNELLTQIIIPLPDENYGSSYEKLRIRKGLEYPLVSAAVFLSEDNDGNLDNARIVIGAAASAPKIIENASSYMNRRNLSTECIDKVVNLADNLSKMVNNLSVPAVYRRKMVKVVIKRSLQNAFQDLKKGA, encoded by the coding sequence ATGAGACTGCCGCCTTTTAATATTTTAGAGCCAGGCACTAAAAAAAGTGCATTATCAATACTCGAAAACCATAGAAAAGAATTGAAAATTATTGCTGGGGGGATTGAAGTTGTTGTAATGATGAAGCTTGGCCTTTCAGCGCCATTATATTTAATGAGTTTGAAAAAAATAAAGGGCTTAAGGGGTATTAAAAAAAGAAATAATGAAGTTATCATTGGAAGTTCAACTACTATAAAAGAGATTCTGCAGTCTCCTTTAATAAATGATAATTTTAAATGTATTGCACAAGCAGCTCAATTATTGGCAGCTCCTCCAATACAAAACAAAGCTACCATTGGAGGTAACATACTTCAAAATACACGTTGCTTATATTACAACCAGTCGGAGCTTTTCAGAAACGGACTTAAACCATGTTTCAAGGGCGGAGGCAACATTTGTCATGCAGTCAAGGGCGGAAAGCATTGTTCCAGTGTATATCAGGGTGATATGGCGCCTTCATTAATTTCCTTTGGTTCAATGGTGAAATTGGAAAAAAAAGATTCTTCTCGTACTGTTTTATTATTAGATTTATTTACCGGTAAAGGCGAGAGTCCGTTTTCAATTCAGGATAATGAGCTTTTAACTCAAATCATTATACCGTTACCCGATGAAAATTACGGCTCTTCATATGAAAAATTGAGAATTAGAAAAGGTTTGGAATATCCTCTGGTTTCAGCGGCTGTATTTCTTTCAGAAGACAATGATGGCAATTTAGATAATGCGAGAATTGTTATCGGCGCTGCAGCTTCTGCTCCTAAAATAATTGAAAATGCATCATCATATATGAATAGGAGAAATCTTTCTACTGAATGCATAGATAAGGTTGTAAATCTTGCCGACAATCTGTCGAAAATGGTAAACAACCTATCCGTTCCGGCTGTATATCGACGAAAAATGGTTAAGGTTGTAATAAAGAGGTCCCTTCAAAATGCCTTTCAAGATTTAAAAAAGGGGGCTTAA
- a CDS encoding (2Fe-2S)-binding protein: protein MDKKTILLKINDEEYSITTCPNRTLLEILRDDLSLTGAKESCGEGACGACTVLLDGLPMRSCLLLVTEAEGKEITTIEGLSGNGKLDPIQDAFIEYHAIQCGFCSPGMILTAYSLLKNNPDPDEEEIRHAISGNICRCTGYAKIVEAIQAISTKGR, encoded by the coding sequence ATGGATAAAAAGACCATTCTATTAAAAATTAATGATGAAGAATATAGCATAACAACTTGCCCAAACCGCACTTTGCTTGAAATTCTACGAGATGATCTATCTCTCACAGGGGCAAAGGAAAGCTGTGGAGAGGGTGCATGTGGAGCCTGCACAGTTTTGTTGGATGGCCTCCCTATGCGGTCATGTTTACTTCTTGTAACAGAGGCTGAAGGAAAAGAAATTACAACAATTGAAGGCTTATCCGGCAATGGGAAGCTTGATCCTATTCAAGATGCTTTTATTGAATATCACGCCATACAATGTGGTTTTTGCAGCCCAGGAATGATATTGACTGCATATTCACTTTTGAAGAATAATCCTGATCCTGATGAAGAAGAAATAAGACATGCCATATCCGGCAATATTTGTCGTTGTACAGGATATGCAAAAATTGTTGAAGCCATACAAGCGATTTCTACAAAAGGGAGATAG